A window of Erpetoichthys calabaricus chromosome 12, fErpCal1.3, whole genome shotgun sequence contains these coding sequences:
- the LOC114661816 gene encoding killer cell lectin-like receptor subfamily B member 1A isoform X4 — translation MQDRCLKIVVIAVVVFLFVAAGTAIIAIKLVENQPKCCPVLWVLNKENCYYFSTNKTTWQMSKDDCTSREAQLAVTEDEEELRFLILECRFFLGFWIGLKRNSQQEWRWINERPVNPTWMNQTDQDRECALLEKESIYSYNCSHEKHWICKMRAKHL, via the exons aTGCAAGATCGATGCCTAAAGATAGTCGTCATTGCAGTTGTTGTGTTTTTATTCGTGGCTGCTGGGACGGCCATCATAGCCATTAAACTCGTGG AGAATCAACCCAAATGCTGTCCTGTGCTGTGGGTTCTGAACAAAGAGAACTGCTACTATTTTTCGACTAATAAGACAACATGGCAGATGAGTAAGGACGACTGCACTTCAAGGGAGGCTCAGCTTGCTGTGACTGAGGATGAGGAGGAGCTG AGGTTTCTCATTCTTGAGTGCAGATTCTTTCTTGGTTTCTGGATTGGGCTAAAAAGAAACTCTCAACAGGAATGGAGGTGGATTAATGAGCGGCCTGTCAATCCCACCTG gaTGAATCAAACTGATCAAGACAGAGAATGTGCCTTATTAGAAAAAGAGTCAATATACAGTTACAACTGCAGCCATGAGAAACACTGGATCTGTAAGATGAGAGCCAAACATCTGTAG